The Rhodospirillaceae bacterium genome has a window encoding:
- a CDS encoding HPr kinase/phosphatase C-terminal domain-containing protein has protein sequence MTTVIHASCVSLDGLGVLLRGPSGAGKSDLALRLIDDGAKLVSDDYCEVSVTNGTLIAAAPQTIAGKMEVRGIGIITMPFTSPAAIGLVVDLMPVKEIQRMPESLSCLLEGVTLPRIQIDALLPSALARVKLAAHRINAFGAIVERSDD, from the coding sequence ATGACGACTGTGATTCATGCCTCTTGCGTGTCTCTTGACGGACTTGGTGTTCTGCTGCGCGGCCCCTCTGGGGCGGGCAAATCAGACTTGGCCCTGCGCCTGATTGACGACGGCGCAAAACTTGTGTCTGACGACTATTGCGAGGTCAGCGTCACAAACGGCACGCTCATTGCCGCAGCGCCACAGACCATCGCCGGTAAGATGGAAGTCCGGGGCATCGGGATCATCACCATGCCCTTCACGTCGCCAGCAGCGATTGGACTGGTGGTAGATTTGATGCCGGTTAAGGAGATCCAGCGTATGCCGGAGTCCTTATCGTGTTTGCTTGAAGGCGTAACTCTGCCAAGGATTCAAATCGATGCGCTGTTACCCTCAGCCTTAGCAAGAGTGAAACTCGCGGCGCACAGGATCAATGCGTTTGGCGCAATTGTGGAACGTTCAGATGACTGA
- a CDS encoding response regulator transcription factor, which translates to MAHRIALVDDDRNILTSISIMLEQEGFDVATYRDGAEALRGIIDNPVDLAVLDIKMPRMDGIELLQRLQDKAPTPVIFLTSKDDEVDELHGLRMGADDYIKKPFSQRLLIERIKAVMRRIEAQKEGGDGDSETAIKRGEMTLDPAQHLCKWKESPVNLTVTEFLIIQALASRPGHVKSRDQLIDAAYGENIYVDDRTIDSHIKRLRKKFRHVDDEFANIETLYGVGYKYREAAA; encoded by the coding sequence ATGGCTCACCGAATCGCCTTGGTCGATGATGACCGCAATATTCTGACCTCCATCTCCATTATGCTGGAGCAGGAAGGGTTCGACGTTGCCACCTATCGGGACGGCGCAGAAGCCTTGCGCGGTATCATCGATAACCCCGTGGATTTAGCCGTGCTGGATATCAAGATGCCCCGCATGGACGGCATTGAGCTGCTGCAACGGCTGCAAGATAAAGCACCGACGCCGGTGATTTTTCTGACGTCCAAAGATGATGAGGTGGACGAGTTGCACGGCCTGCGCATGGGCGCCGACGACTACATCAAGAAACCCTTCTCGCAGCGCCTGCTGATCGAGCGCATTAAAGCTGTGATGCGGCGCATTGAAGCCCAAAAGGAAGGCGGCGACGGCGACTCAGAAACCGCCATCAAACGCGGTGAAATGACCCTCGACCCGGCACAGCACTTGTGCAAGTGGAAAGAAAGCCCTGTGAATTTGACCGTCACCGAGTTTCTGATCATTCAGGCGCTGGCGAGCCGACCGGGCCACGTGAAAAGCCGGGATCAGTTGATTGACGCGGCCTATGGCGAAAATATTTATGTGGATGACCGGACCATCGACAGCCACATCAAACGGCTGCGCAAAAAATTCCGGCATGTGGATGATGAGTTCGCAAATATCGAGACCTTGTACGGCGTAGGCTATAAGTATCGGGAAGCCGCCGCTTAA
- a CDS encoding class I SAM-dependent methyltransferase: protein MSAKVDFGKSADDYRKHRAGFPPELIERLKAFGLGLPAQQVLDLGTGTGTLARQFALAGCEVKALDISQAMMAQAQALDRESDVSVAYHVGHAEDLPFGDETFDLIIAGQCWHWFKGDAAAQSARAHLKPTGALVICHFDWIPLDDNVVAATEALILKHNPDWAFANGVGMYPAWLADVARAGFKHRETFSFDLDVPYSPDDWVGRIRASAGVGASLPPEKVKTFDAELRHVLAERFPEKVLAVPHRVWSLVARLS, encoded by the coding sequence ATGAGCGCAAAAGTCGATTTTGGAAAATCCGCAGACGACTACCGTAAGCATCGCGCCGGCTTTCCACCCGAACTGATTGAGCGCCTGAAAGCCTTCGGGTTGGGCCTCCCGGCACAACAGGTTTTAGACCTCGGCACTGGCACCGGCACGTTGGCCCGGCAGTTTGCCCTGGCGGGGTGCGAGGTCAAAGCCCTGGACATCTCCCAGGCGATGATGGCCCAGGCGCAAGCCCTCGACCGCGAAAGCGATGTGTCCGTCGCCTACCACGTTGGCCACGCAGAAGACCTTCCGTTTGGTGACGAAACGTTCGACCTGATCATTGCCGGACAATGTTGGCATTGGTTCAAGGGGGACGCGGCGGCGCAGTCCGCGCGGGCGCATCTCAAACCCACAGGCGCATTGGTCATCTGTCACTTCGATTGGATCCCGCTCGACGATAATGTTGTCGCCGCAACGGAAGCGTTGATTTTAAAACACAATCCCGATTGGGCGTTTGCCAATGGCGTCGGCATGTATCCGGCGTGGCTGGCTGATGTTGCGCGCGCGGGGTTTAAACACCGCGAAACATTCTCCTTCGACCTTGATGTGCCCTACAGTCCCGATGACTGGGTGGGGCGCATCAGGGCGAGTGCAGGCGTTGGCGCCAGCCTACCGCCGGAGAAGGTGAAGACTTTTGATGCCGAGCTTAGACACGTGCTGGCAGAGCGGTTTCCCGAAAAGGTCCTCGCCGTGCCCCACCGCGTCTGGAGCCTTGTTGCGCGACTGTCGTAA
- a CDS encoding stimulus-sensing domain-containing protein, giving the protein MRADQDFRIAPTTERSNQRASTGQAGSGGLRLTLLTRRVLAVNLVAPVLLGLGLLFLDEYEQSLIATELDALRTEGELIAASIGEGAVVIETESEAFGAFMPAGATRRIDRPNAQQLVRRLAGLANVRARLYGTGGAMIADSRLLRGPGGEVRVVDLAEIEEDTLTRWLREAFDWTEAIIGSREDLDPYVEEVNGTAYDFMEVVGALERGEAANAVRLDANGRKILTVAVPVQFYKQIVGAVFVSEDDSRVEARLFEVRSAILTIFAWTTGVTVLLSLYLAGTIARPVKRLAEAATLVRDGRSRQHTIPDLSKRRDEIGALSSALREMTEALWQRMDATEQFAADVAHEIKNPLTSLRSAVETVARVKDPDQQKQLMSIIQDDVTRLDRLISDISDASRLDAELSRAESEPVNITTLLETLASIHNTTDKPDAPHIDLDLPSHDPLSVSGLEGRLAQVFRNLIGNAVSFSPPGGKLFIQGRRENGTVTVKVRDQGPGIPPGKEDAIFNRFYSERPEDEKFGTHSGLGLSISKQIIEAHKGTISAANREDGGAVFTVRLPAS; this is encoded by the coding sequence GTGCGCGCCGACCAAGACTTTCGCATTGCCCCAACGACCGAACGCAGCAACCAGCGCGCCAGCACAGGCCAGGCCGGCAGTGGCGGCTTGCGACTGACGTTGCTGACCCGGCGGGTGCTGGCGGTCAATTTGGTCGCGCCGGTGCTGCTGGGCTTGGGTCTGTTGTTTCTCGACGAGTACGAGCAATCGCTGATTGCCACGGAATTGGATGCTTTGCGCACCGAGGGCGAATTGATCGCCGCCTCAATTGGCGAAGGGGCGGTGGTGATCGAAACCGAAAGCGAAGCCTTCGGTGCCTTCATGCCCGCGGGCGCAACCCGGCGCATTGACCGCCCCAACGCCCAACAATTGGTGCGCCGTTTGGCTGGCCTAGCGAACGTACGCGCCCGGCTCTACGGCACTGGTGGCGCGATGATCGCTGACAGCCGGTTGCTGCGCGGACCCGGTGGTGAAGTCCGCGTCGTCGACTTGGCCGAGATCGAAGAAGACACCCTGACCCGCTGGCTGCGTGAGGCTTTTGATTGGACTGAAGCCATTATCGGCTCGCGCGAAGACCTCGACCCCTATGTGGAAGAGGTCAACGGCACGGCCTATGATTTTATGGAGGTGGTTGGGGCATTAGAGCGGGGCGAAGCCGCCAATGCCGTCAGGCTGGACGCCAATGGCCGCAAGATCCTGACCGTTGCGGTGCCGGTGCAATTTTATAAACAAATTGTTGGCGCAGTGTTCGTCTCGGAAGATGACTCCCGCGTTGAAGCGCGTTTGTTTGAAGTGCGCAGCGCCATCCTTACCATTTTTGCCTGGACCACTGGGGTCACGGTTCTGCTGTCCCTGTATCTCGCAGGTACCATCGCCCGGCCGGTGAAACGTCTGGCCGAAGCGGCAACCCTGGTGCGTGATGGCCGCAGCCGACAGCACACCATTCCCGACCTGAGCAAACGTCGCGATGAGATTGGCGCTCTGTCCAGCGCCTTGCGCGAGATGACGGAAGCGCTGTGGCAGCGCATGGACGCCACAGAACAGTTTGCGGCGGACGTGGCCCACGAGATCAAAAACCCGCTGACGTCGCTCCGCAGTGCCGTGGAAACCGTCGCCCGTGTCAAAGACCCAGACCAACAGAAGCAGTTGATGAGCATCATTCAAGATGATGTCACCCGGCTGGATCGATTGATTTCGGATATCTCCGATGCCTCACGTTTGGATGCAGAGCTTTCCCGGGCCGAGAGCGAGCCTGTGAATATTACAACCTTACTTGAAACCTTAGCCAGCATTCACAACACCACAGATAAACCAGACGCCCCTCACATTGACCTGGATCTGCCGTCTCATGATCCGTTGTCCGTTTCAGGGCTGGAAGGCCGTTTGGCGCAAGTGTTTCGTAATCTTATTGGCAACGCCGTTTCGTTCAGTCCTCCGGGAGGAAAACTGTTCATCCAAGGCCGCCGCGAAAACGGCACTGTCACGGTCAAAGTGCGCGACCAAGGGCCGGGAATTCCGCCGGGCAAAGAAGACGCCATCTTCAACCGGTTCTATTCGGAACGCCCCGAGGACGAGAAATTCGGCACGCATTCAGGGCTGGGGTTGTCGATTTCGAAACAAATCATTGAAGCCCATAAGGGCACCATCAGCGCCGCCAACCGGGAGGACGGCGGTGCTGTGTTTACGGTGCGTCTGCCTGCTTCATAA
- a CDS encoding phosphoenolpyruvate carboxykinase, producing MDNTGHVVSSFGIDKNGINTKGTVHWNFGSAQLIETAVRRNEGKLSKDGALVCITGQHTGRSPNDKFIVKDDVSETTIDWGKVNVPMTPEHFDALHEKILTHMSTKDLFVQDCYAGADPENRLRVRIINENAWHNLFARNMFIQPKDEALGDFEPEFTVLQAPSCHADPAIHGTNSEVFVVVNFSKKLVLIGGTIYAGEIKKSIFSILNYILPERGVLPMHCSANIGPEGNTAIFFGLSGTGKTTLSADQSRVLIGDDEHGWSDTSVFNFEGGCYAKVINLSEEAEPEIYATTRRFGTILENVVMDPTTRALDLNDGSLTENTRASYPVDFIPNTSETGFGPLPKNVIMLTADAFGVLPPISKLTAEQAMYHFLSGYTARVAGTEKGVKEPQAAFSACFGAPFMPRHPTVYAKLLGEKIEKTGATCWLVNTGWSGGGYGVGQRMKIKYTRAMLNAALDGTLDNVAFKADPNFGLLVPTSCPGVPDDVLQPNTTWQDQAAYNTAAQDVADRFEKNFKQFETHVHADVMATAIRAAA from the coding sequence GTGGATAACACAGGTCACGTGGTCAGTTCTTTTGGCATCGACAAAAACGGCATTAACACCAAGGGGACGGTGCATTGGAATTTCGGCTCCGCCCAGCTCATTGAAACGGCCGTGCGCCGTAATGAAGGCAAGCTGTCTAAAGATGGTGCTCTGGTCTGTATTACCGGGCAACACACGGGCCGCTCCCCCAACGACAAGTTCATCGTCAAAGATGACGTCAGCGAAACCACAATCGATTGGGGCAAAGTGAACGTTCCCATGACCCCTGAGCACTTTGACGCTCTGCATGAAAAGATCCTGACGCACATGTCGACCAAGGATCTTTTTGTTCAAGACTGTTACGCCGGGGCCGACCCCGAGAACCGCCTGCGGGTGCGCATCATCAACGAGAACGCCTGGCACAACCTGTTCGCCCGCAACATGTTCATTCAGCCCAAGGATGAGGCGCTCGGCGATTTTGAGCCCGAGTTCACCGTCTTGCAGGCACCGTCCTGTCATGCCGACCCGGCCATCCACGGCACCAACTCTGAAGTTTTCGTGGTCGTGAATTTCTCGAAAAAACTGGTCCTCATCGGCGGCACCATCTACGCCGGTGAAATCAAGAAATCCATTTTCTCGATCCTCAACTACATTCTGCCCGAGCGTGGCGTATTGCCCATGCACTGTTCTGCCAACATCGGCCCCGAAGGCAACACGGCGATTTTCTTTGGCCTGTCCGGCACTGGCAAAACCACATTGTCTGCTGATCAATCCCGCGTCCTGATCGGTGATGACGAGCACGGCTGGAGCGACACCAGCGTGTTCAACTTTGAAGGCGGCTGCTACGCCAAGGTCATCAATTTGTCGGAAGAAGCCGAGCCGGAAATCTACGCCACCACCCGGCGTTTCGGCACCATTCTCGAAAACGTGGTGATGGACCCCACCACCCGCGCGCTCGACCTCAACGACGGCTCCCTGACGGAAAATACCCGCGCGTCCTATCCGGTCGACTTCATTCCCAACACTTCTGAAACCGGCTTCGGCCCCTTGCCGAAAAACGTCATCATGCTGACCGCCGATGCTTTTGGGGTGTTGCCGCCCATCTCGAAGCTCACGGCTGAACAGGCCATGTATCACTTTCTCTCAGGCTATACCGCCCGTGTGGCTGGGACCGAAAAAGGCGTCAAAGAACCGCAAGCCGCATTCTCGGCCTGTTTTGGTGCGCCGTTCATGCCGCGTCACCCCACGGTCTACGCCAAGCTGCTCGGTGAGAAGATCGAGAAAACCGGGGCCACCTGCTGGCTGGTCAACACCGGCTGGTCCGGCGGCGGCTATGGCGTGGGCCAGCGCATGAAAATCAAATACACCCGCGCCATGCTCAACGCGGCGCTGGATGGCACGCTTGATAACGTCGCGTTCAAAGCTGATCCCAACTTCGGTCTGTTGGTGCCAACGTCATGCCCCGGTGTGCCTGATGATGTGTTGCAGCCCAACACCACCTGGCAGGATCAGGCAGCCTACAACACCGCCGCCCAAGACGTCGCAGATCGTTTTGAAAAGAACTTCAAGCAGTTCGAAACCCATGTGCATGCCGATGTGATGGCCACGGCCATTCGCGCCGCGGCCTAG
- a CDS encoding SLC13 family permease yields the protein MTSQHSDTRFPASSPTRQRVGLVLGGAAFILFLLLPPPEGLSPAGWRAAAVAALMALWWITEAIPVYATGLLPLALFPLLGVVDIDTAAAPYANPLIFLFMGGFMIALAMQRWGLHTRIALSLLSFTGTRARNLIGGFMLATALLSMWVSNTATTMMMLPIAISVLALLHSDAGEESTLPGFNTALVLAIAYAANIGGLATLIGTPPNALLAAYFDQTYGVTIGFAEWMAVGLPLSIVLLVLAWLLLTRFLYPIPNTTVEGAEAILAKAKGALGPLSRGELVVAIGFGTAAFLWVFRPLLSDLLPWLKLSDAGIAMTVALALFLVPSGQTTTKGGADGVLNWEWASKLPWGVLLLFGGGLSLAAAAGESGLSLWIGNGMAAWGGLPTLVLLLAVVTVVIFLTEVTSNTATTATLLPLLAAAAIAIGENPLLLCIPAALAASCAFMLPPATPPNAIVFGSGHVTIPQMARAGIWLNIVSIFVLVAVSYLLAAPLFDIIPGVLPDWATP from the coding sequence ATGACGTCGCAGCATTCTGACACGCGCTTTCCGGCGTCCAGTCCCACACGCCAACGTGTTGGGCTGGTGCTGGGCGGGGCCGCCTTTATTCTCTTTCTGCTGTTGCCACCACCTGAAGGCTTAAGTCCCGCCGGCTGGCGGGCCGCTGCTGTCGCCGCCTTGATGGCCCTGTGGTGGATTACCGAAGCCATCCCGGTTTATGCCACCGGCTTGTTGCCGCTGGCCCTGTTTCCGCTGCTGGGCGTGGTCGATATCGACACCGCCGCCGCACCCTATGCCAATCCGCTGATCTTTCTGTTCATGGGCGGCTTCATGATTGCCCTGGCCATGCAGCGCTGGGGTCTGCACACCCGCATCGCCTTGTCATTGCTGTCGTTCACCGGCACCCGCGCGCGCAATCTCATCGGCGGCTTTATGCTGGCGACGGCGTTGTTGTCCATGTGGGTCAGCAACACCGCCACCACCATGATGATGCTGCCCATCGCCATATCGGTGTTGGCGCTGCTGCATTCCGACGCGGGCGAAGAGAGCACGTTGCCCGGCTTTAACACGGCGTTGGTGTTGGCGATCGCCTATGCCGCCAACATCGGTGGTTTGGCGACCCTCATCGGCACGCCCCCCAACGCGCTGCTGGCGGCTTATTTTGATCAGACCTACGGCGTCACGATTGGCTTCGCAGAATGGATGGCCGTCGGCTTGCCGCTCAGCATCGTCCTGTTGGTTTTGGCCTGGCTCCTGCTGACCCGTTTTCTCTATCCCATTCCCAACACCACCGTTGAAGGGGCGGAGGCGATTTTGGCCAAAGCCAAAGGCGCGCTCGGCCCCCTCAGTCGCGGCGAGTTGGTGGTCGCCATCGGCTTCGGCACGGCGGCATTTCTCTGGGTGTTCCGGCCTCTGCTCAGCGACCTCCTGCCGTGGCTGAAACTCAGTGATGCGGGCATCGCCATGACCGTGGCCCTGGCGTTGTTTTTGGTGCCCAGCGGGCAGACCACCACCAAGGGCGGCGCCGATGGCGTGCTCAACTGGGAGTGGGCCAGTAAGCTCCCCTGGGGCGTGTTGTTGCTGTTTGGTGGTGGCCTCAGTCTCGCCGCAGCAGCAGGGGAATCCGGTTTGTCCTTATGGATCGGCAACGGCATGGCCGCCTGGGGCGGGTTGCCGACGCTGGTCTTGCTGCTGGCTGTGGTCACGGTTGTGATCTTCCTCACCGAAGTGACCTCCAACACCGCCACCACGGCCACCCTGCTGCCGCTGCTGGCGGCCGCCGCCATTGCCATCGGCGAGAATCCGTTGCTGCTGTGTATTCCGGCTGCCCTGGCCGCCAGTTGCGCGTTCATGTTGCCCCCGGCGACGCCGCCCAATGCCATCGTGTTCGGGTCCGGCCACGTCACCATTCCGCAAATGGCCCGTGCCGGTATCTGGCTCAACATCGTCAGTATTTTTGTACTGGTGGCGGTGTCCTACCTGCTGGCCGCGCCGCTGTTTGATATCATCCCAGGTGTGCTGCCGGACTGGGCCACGCCCTAA
- a CDS encoding sodium-dependent bicarbonate transport family permease, giving the protein MDIIFEIATTMLGQLQKPTLAFLIGGMLLAALGSKFEVPEPVYKFIVIVLLLKVGLGAGISVRNADLMALLVPALGAAVVGVVIVFLGSKSIARWRGVSHVDGLATAGLFGAVSASTLAAGMAILDDEGIFYEGFIGALYPFMDIAALVTAIVLAKLSVARQASVAHAHQAESNIHADGSAALTMTPSGMGPSNMDSSSMAPGPKTSRSSLKAQVQVSGVDGDLVRGILVDTFRSPAISALLLGLAIGILGQPDSVYKSFYEPLFRGLLSILMLIMGMEAWARLSELRKVAHAYILYGLAAPFVHGLLGFGAGMIAHELTGFSAGGVVLLAVMASSSSDISGPPTMRGAVPEANPSAYVGTSTGLGTPVAILSIPLYVALAQALIGG; this is encoded by the coding sequence ATGGACATCATTTTCGAGATTGCGACCACAATGCTGGGTCAATTGCAGAAACCCACGTTAGCTTTTCTTATCGGTGGGATGCTGCTGGCGGCGCTCGGCAGCAAGTTCGAGGTGCCAGAGCCCGTTTACAAATTCATTGTGATTGTTCTGCTTCTGAAGGTCGGGCTCGGGGCCGGCATTTCTGTCCGTAACGCCGATCTGATGGCCTTGCTGGTGCCAGCACTCGGCGCGGCGGTTGTGGGCGTGGTGATTGTTTTTTTGGGCAGCAAAAGCATCGCCCGCTGGCGGGGTGTTTCACACGTTGATGGCCTGGCGACCGCCGGACTGTTTGGCGCTGTGTCGGCGTCGACGCTGGCGGCGGGCATGGCCATCCTCGACGATGAAGGCATTTTTTACGAAGGCTTTATTGGTGCGCTTTATCCGTTCATGGATATCGCGGCGTTGGTTACCGCCATCGTGTTGGCGAAACTCAGTGTCGCACGGCAGGCAAGCGTTGCTCACGCACACCAGGCAGAAAGCAACATACACGCTGATGGCTCTGCCGCGCTGACCATGACGCCGTCTGGCATGGGGCCATCTAACATGGACTCGTCCAGCATGGCACCAGGACCCAAGACGTCACGGTCGTCTCTTAAAGCGCAGGTACAAGTCAGCGGTGTTGATGGTGATCTGGTGCGCGGAATTCTTGTCGACACCTTTCGCAGCCCGGCCATTTCTGCCCTGCTGCTGGGGTTGGCCATCGGCATCCTGGGGCAACCGGACTCCGTCTACAAAAGCTTTTACGAGCCGCTGTTCCGGGGCTTGTTATCCATTCTCATGCTGATCATGGGCATGGAAGCCTGGGCGCGATTGTCAGAGCTTCGGAAGGTGGCGCACGCCTATATTCTGTATGGTCTAGCCGCGCCCTTTGTGCATGGCTTGCTGGGCTTCGGCGCGGGCATGATTGCTCATGAACTCACAGGCTTCTCTGCCGGTGGCGTGGTTTTGCTGGCGGTGATGGCGAGCTCCAGTTCAGACATCTCAGGCCCGCCCACCATGCGCGGCGCAGTGCCAGAGGCCAACCCGTCGGCCTACGTTGGCACCTCAACCGGGCTGGGGACTCCCGTGGCGATCCTGAGTATTCCGCTGTATGTGGCGCTGGCTCAAGCCCTGATCGGCGGATAA
- a CDS encoding LysR family transcriptional regulator, producing the protein MDTLNYHHLRYFREVAREGHLGRAAQRLNVSQSALSIQIRQLEERLGHQLFDRIGRTLALTEVGRIALDHADQIFGAGEELLATLAQSSTAMPPLRVGALSTLSRNFQLGFLRPILTDTQCDIVLKSGNTKLLLGELKSLALDVVLTTELPHADPTSDFAAQRIAEQIVGLHGRPERLIHPSLKALLENEPLILPTESAIRTGFQNLVTQLGVAPRIAADVDDMAMVRLLARENVGLAIAPAVVLADEIASGLLATAAFDLNILEPFYAVTVRRKFPHPALADLLKVPALPK; encoded by the coding sequence ATGGATACGCTGAACTATCATCATCTGCGCTATTTCCGCGAGGTCGCGCGGGAGGGCCATCTGGGACGGGCGGCCCAGCGCTTGAATGTGTCGCAGTCGGCGCTGTCGATCCAGATTCGTCAGCTGGAAGAGCGCCTGGGGCATCAACTGTTCGACCGTATAGGCCGGACCCTGGCGCTGACGGAAGTTGGCCGGATTGCCCTCGACCATGCGGATCAGATTTTTGGCGCCGGGGAAGAGCTGTTGGCGACCTTGGCGCAAAGCAGTACGGCCATGCCGCCGCTCCGGGTGGGCGCGTTGTCGACCTTATCGCGGAATTTCCAGCTGGGGTTTCTCCGGCCTATTCTGACGGACACCCAATGCGACATCGTGCTCAAATCCGGCAACACGAAACTGCTGTTGGGTGAGTTAAAATCGCTGGCGCTAGACGTGGTTCTGACAACAGAACTTCCGCACGCTGATCCGACGTCGGACTTTGCGGCCCAAAGAATAGCTGAGCAGATTGTGGGCCTTCACGGCAGACCTGAACGCCTCATTCATCCGTCGCTGAAAGCCCTGTTGGAAAATGAACCCCTGATTCTGCCAACGGAAAGTGCCATCCGCACCGGTTTTCAGAACCTGGTGACTCAATTGGGCGTCGCGCCGCGGATTGCCGCAGATGTGGATGACATGGCGATGGTCCGGCTGCTGGCGCGGGAGAATGTGGGGCTGGCCATTGCCCCAGCCGTTGTGCTGGCCGATGAAATTGCCAGTGGTCTGCTGGCCACAGCGGCGTTTGACCTGAACATTCTTGAACCATTTTACGCGGTGACTGTGCGGCGAAAGTTTCCGCATCCCGCGTTGGCAGATCTGCTCAAAGTTCCGGCTTTGCCAAAATAA
- a CDS encoding AEC family transporter — MLLEILSVMAPVGILALIGFAWDRKGLPFDTNMVAYLVTNIGAPCLIVSTLLANRPDPDVIQEMGLAALLVVASVTFIATVGLRLAGKSLKVYLPALTFPNSGNIGIPLCLFAFGDEGLALSVAFFSVMALTQFTLGVGVAAGRMAIKDVIGNPVLWAAAVAFVLLIIEAALPRWISGTVDTIAGMVIPLMLMSLGISLSRLRPNDLMRSTVYSVARLSLGFAAGVGISALLGLDGVARAAVIIQSAMPTAVFNYLFALRYDNRPTEVAGIVVVSTVLSFMTLPFLLAYVLAGPGL; from the coding sequence ATGCTTCTTGAAATCCTCTCTGTGATGGCCCCTGTGGGGATTTTGGCCTTGATCGGTTTTGCCTGGGACCGCAAGGGCTTGCCCTTCGACACCAATATGGTGGCCTATCTGGTGACCAACATCGGCGCGCCGTGTCTGATTGTTTCGACCTTATTGGCCAACCGGCCGGACCCTGATGTGATTCAAGAAATGGGCCTTGCTGCCCTTCTCGTGGTGGCGTCAGTGACCTTCATCGCCACTGTAGGACTTCGCTTGGCCGGCAAGTCGCTTAAGGTTTATCTGCCGGCTCTGACCTTTCCCAATTCAGGCAATATTGGCATTCCGCTGTGCCTGTTTGCGTTTGGTGATGAAGGCTTGGCCCTGTCCGTGGCGTTCTTTTCAGTCATGGCGTTGACCCAGTTCACCTTGGGCGTTGGCGTTGCCGCAGGCCGGATGGCCATCAAAGACGTTATCGGAAATCCTGTTTTGTGGGCGGCCGCCGTCGCTTTTGTATTGCTGATCATAGAGGCGGCCTTGCCACGCTGGATCAGCGGCACAGTTGATACCATCGCGGGGATGGTCATTCCGTTGATGTTGATGTCTCTCGGTATTTCGCTGTCGCGTCTCAGGCCGAATGATCTGATGCGCAGCACGGTCTATTCCGTTGCGCGTTTAAGTCTGGGCTTTGCCGCTGGTGTCGGCATTTCAGCTCTACTCGGTCTTGATGGGGTGGCCCGCGCCGCTGTCATTATTCAATCGGCGATGCCGACGGCGGTGTTCAATTATCTGTTTGCGCTACGTTACGACAACCGCCCAACTGAAGTTGCTGGCATTGTTGTGGTGTCGACGGTGTTGTCGTTTATGACCCTGCCTTTTTTACTCGCCTATGTTTTGGCCGGCCCTGGCTTGTAA